In the Candidatus Electrothrix sp. GW3-4 genome, one interval contains:
- the dsrB gene encoding dissimilatory-type sulfite reductase subunit beta — protein sequence MGYDPANPMEGRITDLGPRSYTEMLPPVIAANKGKWDYHEIIAPGILLHVGESGDECYTVRVGSPRLVSIEYIRELCDIADKYCEGYLRFTTRNNVEFMTDSKEKCDALVEDLKGRDTNLPVGGTGACVTNIVHTQGWVHCHTPATDASGPVKAVMDDLFEYFGSMTLPAQVRIALACCLNMCGAVHASDIAILGVHRKPPMIDHARITGVCELPLAISACPLGAVKPAKAEVNGEEIKTVKVNADRCMFCGNCYTMCPAMPLADPEGDGIAILVGGKVSNAKSAPKFSKLVIPFLPNTPPRWLETVEAVRKIVEVYAKDAKKYERIGEWAERIGWEKFFEKCEIPFTDKSIDDYRLAYDTWRTTTQFKYTNATDAYTK from the coding sequence ATGGGTTACGATCCAGCTAATCCCATGGAAGGTCGGATCACCGACTTGGGACCTCGTTCATATACGGAAATGCTGCCGCCGGTTATCGCGGCTAATAAAGGAAAATGGGACTACCACGAGATTATTGCTCCCGGTATCCTCCTGCATGTAGGTGAGAGCGGAGATGAGTGCTACACCGTACGTGTTGGTTCTCCCCGTCTGGTTTCCATCGAATACATCCGTGAGCTGTGTGATATCGCAGATAAGTACTGCGAAGGCTACCTGCGTTTCACCACCAGAAATAACGTGGAGTTCATGACTGACTCCAAAGAGAAATGCGATGCCTTGGTTGAAGATCTGAAAGGTCGCGACACCAATCTGCCTGTCGGTGGTACCGGTGCCTGTGTCACCAATATCGTGCATACTCAGGGTTGGGTTCACTGCCATACCCCGGCTACCGATGCTTCTGGTCCGGTTAAAGCAGTAATGGATGACCTGTTTGAGTACTTTGGTTCCATGACCCTGCCTGCGCAGGTGCGTATTGCTTTGGCTTGCTGCCTGAACATGTGTGGTGCTGTTCATGCCTCTGATATCGCTATCCTCGGTGTGCATCGTAAGCCGCCGATGATTGATCACGCTCGTATCACCGGTGTTTGTGAGCTGCCTTTGGCTATCTCTGCTTGTCCGCTGGGTGCTGTAAAGCCAGCTAAGGCAGAGGTCAACGGTGAAGAGATCAAGACCGTTAAGGTCAACGCTGATCGTTGTATGTTCTGCGGTAACTGCTACACCATGTGTCCGGCTATGCCGCTGGCTGACCCGGAAGGTGACGGTATCGCGATTCTGGTTGGTGGTAAGGTTTCTAATGCCAAGTCTGCTCCGAAATTCTCTAAGCTGGTTATTCCCTTCCTGCCCAACACCCCGCCGCGTTGGCTGGAGACTGTTGAGGCCGTTCGCAAGATCGTTGAGGTTTACGCTAAGGATGCCAAGAAGTACGAGCGCATCGGCGAGTGGGCTGAGCGTATCGGTTGGGAGAAGTTCTTTGAGAAATGTGAGATTCCGTTCACCGATAAGTCCATTGACGATTACCGTCTGGCTTACGATACATGGCGGACAACCACCCAGTTCAAGTACACCAACGCGACAGACGCTTACACCAAGTAA
- a CDS encoding dissimilatory sulfite reductase D family protein, with amino-acid sequence MSVEEVEAAMIDKATKSPKPQLYVKDFYKCDPDRKPREIKKIANALVTKGELMFWSSGSTTMYARPDRIKNEEGSEGIN; translated from the coding sequence ATGAGTGTTGAAGAAGTAGAAGCTGCGATGATCGACAAGGCGACCAAGTCACCCAAGCCCCAGCTGTACGTGAAGGATTTCTACAAATGTGATCCTGATCGTAAACCGCGTGAGATCAAAAAGATCGCCAATGCATTGGTAACCAAGGGCGAGCTGATGTTCTGGTCCTCTGGATCCACCACCATGTATGCGCGTCCAGACCGTATTAAAAATGAAGAGGGGAGTGAAGGGATTAACTAA
- a CDS encoding isochorismatase family protein, producing MSFRKTLQACQCCLYVIDPQERLMAHIHESRRVIRNMELMIRLADTLDFPVIANTQYKKGIGPLVEELVPLLADWPCIDKTEFNGLDNAGVRCMLGKLPSTVDTLLLCGVESHICVYQTAMGAMRAGYDVRVVADAISSRTPENDVYGRERLREIGATVAPAEMIIYELLQKAGTPAFKAMLPYLK from the coding sequence ATGAGTTTCAGGAAAACGTTACAAGCCTGTCAATGCTGTCTCTATGTCATTGATCCACAGGAAAGGCTGATGGCCCATATTCATGAAAGCCGACGAGTGATCAGGAATATGGAGTTGATGATCCGTCTTGCCGATACCCTAGACTTTCCCGTGATCGCCAATACGCAGTATAAGAAAGGAATCGGTCCTCTTGTGGAAGAGCTTGTCCCGCTGCTTGCCGATTGGCCCTGCATCGATAAAACAGAGTTTAACGGCTTAGATAATGCTGGGGTGCGATGTATGCTCGGCAAGTTGCCCTCAACGGTTGATACCCTCCTGCTCTGTGGGGTGGAGAGCCATATCTGTGTTTACCAGACAGCTATGGGGGCCATGCGGGCTGGTTATGATGTTCGAGTGGTTGCAGATGCGATCTCTTCCCGTACCCCTGAAAATGATGTCTACGGGAGAGAGCGTCTTCGGGAGATTGGTGCGACCGTGGCCCCGGCGGAAATGATTATTTATGAACTCTTGCAAAAAGCCGGAACGCCAGCTTTCAAAGCCATGCTTCCCTACCTGAAATAA
- the alaS gene encoding alanine--tRNA ligase encodes MTGNEIRSKFLQYFKSKGHTVVESSSLVPHDDPTLLFTNAGMFQFKRIFMGEEHREYTRAVSCQRCVRAGGKHNDLENVGYTARHHTFFEMLGNFSFGDYFKKEAIDYAWEFLTKELGLNPEQLWVSVFREDDEAYALWEQIEDLPLGRIVRLGEVDNFWAMGDTGPCGPCSEIHIDQGPEHGCGRPDCAVGCDCDRFLELWNLVFMQFYRESDGTMTPLPKPSIDTGMGVERVAAVLQGKYNNFDCDLFTPLIETIVQLSGRAYNDNAADDAAMRVIADHARATAFLVADGVLPSNEGRGYVLRRVMRRAIRYGRTLGLTEAFFGGICRQVIDLMKDAYPHLVDSRELLDKVTDHEETRFGETLDHGLAMLDEEIDRLLAEKQDKPVINGEFIFKLYDTYGFPKDIVRDVALEKGISLDDAGFEAAMERQREQSKRSWKGKDVDHFSAGLIALLEQGKTTEFLGYSTTSAESVVEGIIDAQGNLVQEASAGAEVQLYCPQTPFYAESGGQMGDRGFISWEGGSFTVQETKAAAEGLVMHSGTISEGTLTSGQQVSLEVDERRTATALNHTATHLLQAAMKEILGDHVKQAGSLVRADRLRFDFTHFSPVTPEEIRTIEQLVNREIRRNTPVKTELLTKEAAIAEGATALFGEKYGAEVRVVSIPDFSKELCGGTHTSATGNIGLFKIIAESGIAAGVRRIEAVTGQVAVEWLQHLAEQADALGQLLSGSFDDAQAKVKGMLQRQKELEKEIAALNASKALGGLDELLAGAVDVDGVQLIHGQLPLDSPKTLREIGDKVRDKMTSGVAVLGGEFGGKAALLALVSKDLTGRIKAGQLVKEVAALVGGKGGGRPDMAQAGGPMADKLPEAMQAVPGLVRSLLGGGE; translated from the coding sequence ATGACCGGTAACGAAATACGATCAAAATTTCTTCAGTATTTTAAAAGTAAAGGGCATACCGTTGTTGAGTCATCATCCCTTGTCCCCCATGATGACCCGACCCTTTTGTTCACCAATGCGGGTATGTTTCAATTTAAACGAATATTTATGGGGGAAGAGCACCGGGAATATACCAGAGCCGTTTCCTGCCAACGCTGCGTGCGGGCCGGAGGCAAGCATAATGATCTGGAAAATGTCGGTTACACGGCCCGCCATCATACCTTCTTCGAGATGCTCGGCAATTTTTCTTTTGGTGATTATTTTAAGAAAGAAGCTATTGATTATGCCTGGGAGTTTCTGACCAAGGAACTAGGGCTCAATCCCGAGCAGCTCTGGGTTTCCGTTTTTCGTGAGGATGATGAGGCCTATGCACTCTGGGAGCAGATAGAAGACCTGCCCCTGGGGCGCATTGTTCGTCTTGGTGAGGTGGATAATTTTTGGGCAATGGGGGATACCGGTCCCTGCGGCCCCTGTTCTGAGATCCATATTGATCAAGGCCCGGAACATGGCTGTGGCCGTCCTGACTGCGCAGTGGGGTGCGACTGCGATCGTTTTTTGGAGCTGTGGAACCTGGTCTTTATGCAGTTCTATCGTGAAAGCGACGGTACCATGACCCCTCTACCCAAACCCTCCATTGATACCGGTATGGGGGTAGAGCGGGTCGCGGCGGTCCTGCAGGGAAAATATAATAATTTTGATTGCGATCTCTTTACCCCGCTCATCGAGACCATTGTCCAGCTTTCCGGCAGGGCGTATAACGATAATGCGGCTGATGATGCGGCCATGCGGGTTATTGCCGACCATGCCCGGGCCACCGCCTTTCTGGTGGCGGACGGGGTGTTGCCCTCCAATGAGGGAAGGGGCTACGTCCTCCGACGCGTTATGCGCCGGGCCATCCGCTACGGCAGGACCTTAGGGCTGACCGAGGCCTTTTTCGGTGGCATCTGTCGTCAGGTGATTGACTTGATGAAAGATGCCTATCCTCATCTTGTTGATTCCCGAGAGTTGCTGGATAAGGTGACTGATCATGAGGAGACCCGCTTTGGTGAGACCCTGGATCATGGTCTGGCCATGCTGGATGAGGAAATTGACCGTCTGCTGGCAGAGAAACAGGATAAGCCAGTCATCAATGGTGAATTTATCTTTAAGCTCTATGACACCTATGGCTTTCCCAAGGACATCGTCCGTGACGTGGCCCTGGAAAAGGGCATCTCGCTTGATGATGCCGGGTTTGAAGCGGCTATGGAGCGCCAGCGGGAACAGTCCAAGCGTTCCTGGAAGGGAAAGGATGTCGACCATTTCTCTGCTGGTCTGATAGCGTTGTTGGAGCAGGGCAAAACTACCGAGTTCCTTGGCTACTCGACAACCTCAGCCGAATCAGTGGTGGAAGGAATCATTGATGCCCAGGGGAATTTGGTTCAGGAGGCCAGCGCAGGCGCTGAAGTGCAGCTCTATTGCCCCCAGACCCCTTTTTATGCCGAGTCAGGAGGTCAAATGGGTGACCGTGGCTTTATTAGTTGGGAAGGCGGTTCTTTTACAGTTCAGGAGACCAAGGCTGCTGCCGAGGGCTTGGTTATGCATTCTGGAACAATCAGCGAGGGAACCTTGACAAGCGGACAGCAGGTCAGCTTGGAGGTGGATGAGCGACGCACGGCCACGGCCCTCAACCACACCGCCACCCATCTCCTCCAAGCGGCCATGAAGGAAATTCTCGGCGACCATGTCAAGCAGGCAGGTTCTCTGGTGCGGGCTGATCGGTTGCGTTTTGACTTCACTCATTTTTCACCGGTGACGCCAGAGGAGATCCGGACCATTGAACAGCTGGTGAATCGGGAAATCCGAAGAAACACCCCGGTGAAGACCGAGTTGCTCACCAAAGAGGCTGCCATTGCCGAAGGGGCGACGGCCCTGTTCGGGGAGAAATATGGCGCAGAGGTCCGAGTGGTCAGTATCCCGGATTTTTCTAAGGAGCTCTGTGGCGGAACCCACACCAGCGCTACCGGCAATATTGGCCTGTTTAAGATCATCGCAGAGAGCGGCATTGCTGCCGGGGTGCGCCGTATTGAGGCCGTGACCGGGCAGGTTGCGGTGGAATGGCTCCAGCACTTGGCGGAGCAGGCAGACGCCCTTGGCCAGCTTCTCTCTGGTTCTTTTGACGATGCCCAGGCCAAGGTGAAGGGCATGTTGCAACGGCAAAAGGAGCTGGAAAAAGAGATTGCCGCCCTGAACGCCTCCAAGGCCCTGGGCGGTCTTGACGAGCTGCTGGCTGGAGCTGTGGATGTCGACGGGGTCCAGCTGATTCATGGTCAGTTGCCCCTGGATTCGCCAAAGACCTTGCGAGAGATCGGTGATAAGGTCAGGGATAAGATGACCAGTGGGGTTGCGGTGCTGGGGGGTGAGTTTGGCGGCAAGGCAGCTCTGTTGGCCCTGGTGAGCAAGGACTTGACTGGCAGGATCAAGGCCGGACAACTGGTCAAAGAGGTTGCTGCCCTTGTTGGTGGCAAAGGTGGGGGAAGGCCTGATATGGCCCAGGCTGGCGGTCCTATGGCGGATAAACTCCCAGAGGCCATGCAGGCGGTTCCTGGCTTAGTACGCAGCCTGTTAGGGGGAGGAGAGTGA
- a CDS encoding beta-ketoacyl-[acyl-carrier-protein] synthase family protein — MSDVSLPDAQRIVITGVGLTAPGGANTLAAFREQVLAGRSGISTIDLRYMDTYPAGICAFPETKYRKKKENKRGTRAGCIGVYCAGEALADAGIDFSEYEQSRTGVYMGLTEHGTVETENEVYNISKFDYNVDYWTHHHNPRTVLNNPAGEITMKFGITGPHYSVGAACAAGNAALIQGSQMLRLGEVDFALCGGLSECVGSFGIFASFRAQGALAEHEDPAKASRPLDQDRNGIVISEGGCVFTLERLDNALARGAKIYGEVAGYAMNSDARDFVLPYGPRQAECIRLALERAGLGPEDISIINTHATGTRQGDVEECKAIAEVFAGCSAVRSNNTKSIIGHAMGAAGVLELAANLSAFEDNLVHPTINLDNPDPACVLPGLVAGKAEKVEQVKTILNNSFGMVGINSVVIIKRFMAD, encoded by the coding sequence ATGAGTGATGTCTCTTTGCCAGATGCCCAGCGCATCGTCATAACCGGGGTGGGCCTGACCGCACCCGGAGGCGCCAATACCCTGGCAGCTTTTCGTGAGCAGGTCCTTGCAGGTCGGAGTGGGATCTCTACCATTGATCTGCGTTATATGGACACTTATCCTGCCGGGATCTGTGCGTTCCCGGAAACAAAGTATCGCAAAAAAAAGGAAAATAAGCGGGGAACCCGGGCAGGCTGTATTGGGGTCTACTGCGCTGGCGAGGCCTTGGCTGATGCTGGCATAGATTTTTCTGAATATGAGCAGAGCCGCACCGGGGTCTATATGGGCCTGACTGAGCACGGTACTGTGGAAACGGAGAATGAGGTCTATAATATCAGTAAGTTTGACTATAATGTCGATTACTGGACCCATCATCATAACCCACGCACCGTCCTTAATAACCCGGCGGGTGAAATCACCATGAAGTTCGGCATCACCGGCCCGCATTACTCGGTTGGGGCTGCCTGTGCCGCTGGCAATGCCGCCTTGATCCAAGGGAGCCAGATGCTTCGTCTCGGCGAGGTTGATTTTGCCCTCTGCGGCGGGCTCTCCGAGTGCGTTGGCTCTTTTGGGATTTTTGCCAGCTTTCGAGCGCAGGGGGCCTTAGCTGAGCATGAAGACCCTGCTAAAGCCAGTCGGCCCCTGGATCAGGACAGAAACGGGATCGTTATCTCCGAAGGCGGCTGTGTCTTCACCCTGGAGCGGTTGGATAATGCCCTTGCCCGGGGAGCAAAGATCTACGGGGAAGTTGCTGGCTATGCCATGAACTCCGATGCCCGTGATTTTGTCCTGCCCTATGGTCCGCGTCAGGCCGAGTGTATCCGCCTGGCCCTTGAGCGAGCTGGCTTGGGCCCGGAGGATATCAGTATTATCAACACCCATGCCACCGGCACCCGGCAGGGCGACGTGGAGGAGTGTAAGGCCATTGCTGAGGTCTTTGCTGGCTGTTCTGCTGTCAGGAGCAATAACACCAAGTCCATCATCGGGCACGCTATGGGCGCAGCCGGTGTCTTGGAATTGGCTGCCAACCTCTCTGCTTTTGAAGATAACCTTGTTCACCCGACCATTAATCTGGATAATCCAGATCCAGCCTGTGTCCTGCCGGGATTGGTGGCCGGAAAGGCCGAAAAGGTAGAACAGGTGAAGACGATTCTTAATAATTCTTTCGGCATGGTAGGGATAAATTCAGTTGTCATTATCAAGAGATTTATGGCAGACTAA
- a CDS encoding acyl carrier protein, with the protein MTRDEIKDIILEIIEDIDEDADFDDLDADQPLRDQLDLDSMDFLDIVMELRKRYKLQIPEEDYPELATLTSCVNYLEPKLQDV; encoded by the coding sequence ATGACCCGTGATGAAATCAAGGATATCATCCTTGAAATTATTGAAGATATAGATGAGGATGCAGATTTTGATGATTTGGATGCGGATCAGCCTCTCCGAGATCAATTAGACCTTGATTCTATGGATTTTCTTGATATTGTGATGGAGCTGCGGAAACGCTATAAGTTGCAGATCCCGGAGGAGGATTATCCAGAGCTCGCCACCTTGACCAGCTGCGTCAACTACCTAGAGCCGAAACTGCAAGATGTTTGA
- a CDS encoding FAD-dependent oxidoreductase: MADYQLIIIGGGLSGLAAGIRSVRFGQKTLIVEQHSLPGGLNSYYYRQGFLLETGLHAMTNFAAQGNKHAPLNRLFRQLKLPRKKFITHEQLGSEVIFPQASLQFSNDVELLCEEIARSFPASIDRFRAMARELAAYDPFADRPWQSARAFLHERLADPLLEDMLLLPLMVYGNAEERDMDLGQFAIMFRAVFLEGFFRPQGTIKDLIDMLLEQYAQFGGEIRFRAPVAAILRKDDRVQGIRLQNGEEITADAVLSTVGIPGTAKLSGWPLEIDRYIGQMTFMESISMVPYLHLPPERAGRTILFYSLNEKLRYHRPAEPIDPSWGVICFPDNFQGLANKNAAPTQVRVTNAANYQLWRQAAADREKYRQVKEECGRQSAAAVSQILGEYNQGAVFLDSFTPMTIERFTEKRGGAVYGSPIKIKSGRTPWENLFIAGTDQGYLGIVGSMLSGVTIVNQHLLT, from the coding sequence ATGGCTGATTACCAGCTCATTATTATCGGCGGCGGCCTTTCCGGCTTGGCCGCCGGTATCCGTTCAGTCCGTTTCGGGCAGAAAACCTTGATTGTTGAGCAGCATAGCCTTCCTGGTGGTTTAAATTCCTATTACTACCGTCAGGGGTTTCTGTTAGAGACCGGTCTCCATGCGATGACCAACTTTGCTGCGCAGGGGAACAAGCATGCGCCCTTAAACAGGCTCTTCCGGCAACTGAAACTTCCCCGCAAAAAGTTTATCACCCATGAGCAACTCGGCTCCGAGGTGATTTTTCCCCAGGCATCGCTCCAATTTTCCAACGACGTTGAGCTCCTCTGTGAGGAAATAGCTCGCTCTTTTCCGGCGAGCATTGACCGATTTCGGGCAATGGCCCGGGAGCTTGCTGCTTATGATCCCTTTGCCGATCGGCCTTGGCAATCGGCCCGCGCATTTCTCCATGAGCGTCTTGCTGACCCCCTGCTGGAGGATATGCTCCTGCTTCCGCTTATGGTGTACGGTAATGCGGAAGAGCGTGACATGGACTTGGGACAGTTTGCCATCATGTTTCGGGCTGTCTTTCTGGAGGGATTTTTTCGTCCTCAAGGAACGATTAAGGACCTCATCGATATGCTGCTGGAGCAATATGCGCAGTTTGGAGGAGAGATCCGTTTCCGCGCCCCGGTTGCAGCTATTCTCCGCAAGGACGATAGGGTGCAAGGCATTCGCTTGCAGAATGGGGAAGAGATCACTGCCGATGCGGTCCTGTCCACGGTGGGGATCCCAGGGACCGCGAAATTGAGTGGCTGGCCCTTGGAGATTGACCGCTATATTGGTCAAATGACCTTTATGGAGTCTATCTCCATGGTACCGTACCTGCATCTGCCACCAGAGCGAGCAGGGCGCACCATCCTGTTTTACAGCCTCAATGAAAAGCTCCGCTATCATCGGCCTGCTGAGCCCATTGATCCTTCCTGGGGGGTGATCTGTTTCCCGGATAATTTTCAGGGGCTTGCTAATAAGAACGCTGCACCGACCCAGGTTCGGGTGACCAATGCGGCCAATTATCAGCTTTGGCGGCAGGCAGCGGCTGACAGGGAGAAGTACCGGCAGGTCAAAGAAGAATGCGGGCGCCAGTCAGCAGCAGCGGTGAGCCAGATCCTTGGCGAGTATAATCAGGGCGCAGTCTTCCTGGACAGCTTCACGCCCATGACCATTGAGCGCTTTACGGAAAAACGGGGCGGAGCGGTGTACGGTAGTCCGATCAAGATCAAGAGCGGCAGAACCC